In Clostridium sp. DL-VIII, the following proteins share a genomic window:
- a CDS encoding sigma-E processing peptidase SpoIIGA: MEVYADVLVLENCIVNFFLLTLTMRCIKHKCKVIALISSSFIGGVYTLVLVIPGLKILSYLPFELIVACIMLRLAYGRTSIFNMMKLLAIFLMISFTLSGVCFLLSLKQNVYIIGSSFKIEKYSVKYIILAIMLIYIACDRFIEYIRDKLFTNNFIFEIEFKVKDKKYKFKSFLDTGNELREPITNLPCILVEENLISDINFNKDTYHILYSSIGYGGDLKGIRVNNIKIRNKNLPYEEIDAVICPCKEKLNKESEFNALLSRGVVYKEGINGKVNSAI; the protein is encoded by the coding sequence ATGGAGGTTTATGCAGATGTCTTGGTTTTAGAAAATTGTATAGTAAATTTCTTTTTATTAACTTTGACCATGAGGTGTATAAAACATAAGTGTAAAGTAATTGCATTAATAAGCTCAAGTTTTATAGGCGGTGTATATACCTTAGTGCTTGTAATTCCAGGACTGAAAATTCTATCTTATCTGCCTTTTGAATTAATTGTAGCTTGCATCATGCTTAGATTAGCATATGGAAGGACAAGTATTTTTAATATGATGAAGTTATTAGCTATATTTTTGATGATATCATTTACTTTAAGCGGAGTATGCTTTTTATTATCACTAAAGCAAAATGTATATATTATTGGAAGTTCATTCAAAATTGAAAAATATTCAGTTAAGTATATTATTTTAGCGATAATGCTTATATATATTGCTTGTGATAGATTTATAGAATATATAAGAGATAAATTATTTACAAATAATTTTATTTTTGAAATTGAATTTAAAGTGAAAGATAAGAAATATAAGTTTAAAAGTTTTTTAGATACTGGAAATGAACTTAGAGAACCTATTACAAATCTTCCCTGTATATTGGTTGAAGAAAATTTAATAAGTGATATTAATTTTAATAAAGATACGTACCATATACTCTATAGTTCTATTGGATATGGTGGCGATCTTAAAGGAATAAGGGTTAATAATATAAAAATAAGAAATAAAAATCTTCCGTATGAAGAGATTGATGCAGTAATATGTCCATGTAAAGAAAAGTTAAACAAGGAATCTGAATTCAATGCATTACTATCAAGGGGAGTAGTATATAAGGAGGGTATTAATGGAAAAGTTAATTCTGCTATTTAA
- a CDS encoding sensor histidine kinase, with amino-acid sequence MKNKILTSVIITVLFAIIIVASSFILIINMEQIKNTDEELKNINYLISELNTATDISKNDYEALRALNDTKINGINVRFTLIDNNGVVLYDNEQLSPENHKEREEVKAAFETGEGHSKRYSATIKANLIYYATKLSNNYVIRSSVSVYTITMLQKENLVYCLGILALVIPFSIILSLRLVKKIVDPVKELESVTLKMTHGDYKIRANIKTNDELGTLGNSFNNMAEQLQIKIHEVIDKQNRIESILKSMNSGVVAVDNQDKVISINPCAELLLGIKKNIVGEYLLDYVNDYDISDFLQQEEESDKEIKMLHPVERDFKIKKSDMFDGEENIGKVITFQDITDINRVELMRSQFVANVSHELKTPLTSIKGFAETLKLVKDDETREKFLDIIDKEADRLSRLINDILVLSSIESNLTFDMNEFKPNSVIEEVLNIMRKIAVNKNIKLEFKDDYAGNIIGDKDKFYQLVLNLVENAIKYSKDGSGKVEISSYNKDRFYCLTVKDNGIGIPKEDISRVFERFYRVDKSRKKGGTGLGLAIVKHIAKLFNGEINVKSELGEGTVFEVKIPYVQ; translated from the coding sequence ATGAAAAATAAAATATTGACTTCAGTTATTATAACGGTGTTATTTGCAATAATAATTGTGGCTTCATCTTTTATTTTAATAATAAATATGGAACAAATTAAAAATACAGATGAAGAACTTAAAAACATAAATTATTTAATTTCTGAACTTAATACTGCTACAGATATTAGCAAAAATGATTATGAGGCTCTTAGAGCGTTAAATGATACCAAAATAAATGGTATAAATGTACGTTTTACACTTATAGATAATAATGGTGTTGTCTTGTATGATAATGAACAGTTAAGCCCGGAAAACCATAAAGAGAGAGAAGAAGTTAAGGCTGCATTTGAAACGGGGGAAGGTCATTCTAAGAGATATAGTGCTACAATTAAAGCTAACTTAATTTATTATGCAACTAAATTAAGCAATAATTATGTAATAAGAAGCTCTGTTAGTGTTTATACAATAACTATGCTTCAAAAAGAAAATCTTGTATATTGTTTAGGAATATTAGCTTTGGTTATCCCATTTTCAATAATTTTATCACTAAGGTTAGTGAAAAAAATTGTTGATCCAGTAAAAGAATTGGAAAGTGTAACTCTTAAAATGACTCACGGAGATTATAAAATAAGGGCTAATATTAAAACTAATGACGAGCTTGGAACTTTGGGGAATAGTTTTAACAATATGGCTGAACAATTGCAGATTAAAATTCATGAAGTAATAGATAAACAAAATAGAATAGAATCAATATTAAAAAGCATGAATAGCGGTGTTGTGGCAGTTGATAATCAAGATAAAGTTATTTCAATTAATCCGTGTGCAGAACTGTTATTAGGAATCAAGAAAAACATTGTCGGGGAGTATTTATTGGATTACGTAAATGATTATGATATAAGTGATTTCTTGCAACAGGAAGAAGAAAGTGATAAGGAAATAAAAATGCTGCATCCAGTGGAGAGAGACTTTAAGATCAAGAAATCAGATATGTTTGACGGTGAGGAAAACATAGGGAAGGTTATAACTTTTCAAGATATTACAGATATAAATAGAGTAGAGCTTATGAGAAGTCAGTTTGTTGCTAATGTATCACATGAACTAAAGACTCCATTAACTTCTATAAAGGGCTTTGCTGAAACATTAAAGCTGGTTAAAGATGATGAAACAAGAGAAAAGTTTTTGGATATTATAGATAAAGAAGCAGATAGATTGTCAAGATTAATAAACGATATATTAGTACTATCAAGTATTGAAAGTAATTTAACTTTTGACATGAATGAATTTAAACCAAATTCAGTGATTGAAGAAGTACTTAACATTATGAGAAAAATTGCAGTTAACAAAAATATAAAATTAGAATTTAAAGATGATTATGCAGGAAATATCATAGGAGATAAAGATAAGTTCTATCAGTTAGTCTTAAATTTAGTAGAAAATGCTATAAAGTATTCAAAAGACGGATCGGGAAAAGTAGAAATATCAAGCTATAATAAAGATAGATTCTACTGTCTAACAGTAAAAGATAATGGAATAGGAATACCTAAAGAAGATATATCAAGAGTATTTGAACGCTTTTATAGAGTCGATAAGTCAAGAAAGAAGGGCGGTACCGGCCTAGGTCTGGCAATTGTAAAACATATTGCTAAACTATTTAATGGAGAAATTAATGTTAAAAGTGAGCTTGGAGAAGGAACGGTTTTTGAGGTTAAAATTCCATATGTACAGTAG
- a CDS encoding phosphate ABC transporter substrate-binding protein produces MKKRTLKFVIGALLVTVLGGAMVGCGSSSNGGTKSDNGAKTESTDKVSGSITLSGSTALLPLMEKAIDPYTKANPDAQINAQGGGSGTGLTQVSDGSVDVGNSDIFAEEKLSADKAKELVDHKVVAEGFGIVVGKDLGIDNLTSDQLKDIFSGKVTNWKEVGGPDKAILVVHRPSNSGTRATFTTVVLGGDKSLENDSLGVTQDANGSVLSAMKQNDGAISYIGLAYMNDQEAKNTLKLVKLDGVEANKDNISTGKYKFWSWGHMYTKGEPTGVAKDFIDYVTNKIDKSILDELGFVAGSDMKVK; encoded by the coding sequence ATGAAAAAGAGAACATTGAAATTTGTTATAGGCGCTTTACTAGTAACAGTTTTAGGTGGCGCTATGGTGGGATGTGGAAGCTCATCAAATGGTGGAACAAAATCAGATAATGGAGCAAAGACTGAATCAACTGATAAAGTATCAGGATCTATAACTTTAAGTGGATCAACAGCACTATTACCATTAATGGAAAAAGCAATAGATCCATATACTAAGGCAAATCCAGATGCACAAATCAATGCTCAAGGTGGAGGATCAGGTACAGGACTTACACAAGTATCTGATGGATCAGTAGATGTAGGAAATTCAGACATATTTGCAGAAGAAAAATTAAGTGCAGATAAAGCAAAAGAATTAGTAGATCATAAAGTTGTAGCTGAAGGTTTTGGTATTGTAGTAGGAAAAGACTTAGGAATAGACAATTTAACTTCAGATCAACTTAAGGATATATTCTCAGGAAAAGTTACAAACTGGAAAGAAGTTGGAGGTCCTGATAAAGCAATACTAGTAGTTCACAGACCTTCTAATTCAGGAACAAGAGCAACATTTACAACAGTAGTACTTGGTGGAGATAAATCCCTAGAAAATGATTCTTTAGGAGTAACTCAAGATGCAAATGGATCAGTATTAAGTGCAATGAAGCAAAATGATGGAGCAATAAGTTATATAGGACTTGCATACATGAACGATCAAGAAGCTAAGAATACTTTAAAGTTAGTAAAACTTGATGGTGTTGAAGCTAACAAAGACAACATAAGTACTGGTAAATATAAATTCTGGTCTTGGGGTCATATGTACACTAAAGGAGAACCAACAGGTGTAGCTAAAGACTTTATAGATTATGTTACAAATAAAATCGACAAATCAATACTAGATGAGTTGGGATTTGTTGCAGGAAGTGACATGAAAGTAAAATAA
- the sigG gene encoding RNA polymerase sporulation sigma factor SigG: MIINKVEICGVNTSKLPVLKEKEKKQLFLQMKEGDKTARETFIKGNLRLVLSVIQRFNNRGENIDDLFQVGCIGLMKSIDNFDLSQNVKFSTYAVPMIIGEIRRYLRDNNSIRVSRSLRDIAYKALIMREKFIKDNNKEPTISQIAKELELPREEVVFALDAIQDPVSLFEPIYHDGGDAIYVMDQISDCKNTDEHWLENISIKEAMKKLTDREKLILNLRFFNGRTQMEVADEIGISQAQVSRLEKTALKHMRKHV, encoded by the coding sequence GTGATAATTAACAAAGTAGAAATATGTGGCGTTAATACTTCAAAACTCCCTGTACTTAAAGAGAAAGAGAAGAAACAGCTTTTTTTGCAGATGAAAGAGGGAGATAAGACTGCTAGAGAGACTTTTATAAAAGGAAACTTAAGATTAGTGCTTAGTGTAATCCAAAGGTTTAATAATAGAGGTGAAAATATTGACGATTTATTTCAAGTAGGCTGCATAGGCCTTATGAAATCTATAGATAATTTTGACTTATCTCAAAATGTTAAATTTTCAACTTATGCAGTGCCAATGATAATTGGCGAAATTAGACGGTACCTAAGAGATAATAATTCTATTAGGGTAAGCAGGTCATTAAGGGACATTGCTTATAAAGCACTAATTATGAGAGAAAAATTTATAAAAGATAATAATAAAGAACCTACTATATCGCAAATCGCAAAGGAACTAGAATTACCAAGAGAAGAAGTAGTATTTGCATTAGACGCAATACAGGATCCAGTATCATTATTTGAACCTATTTATCATGATGGAGGAGATGCTATCTATGTGATGGATCAAATAAGTGATTGTAAAAATACTGATGAACATTGGCTTGAAAATATTTCAATAAAAGAAGCTATGAAAAAACTTACTGATAGAGAAAAGTTGATATTAAACTTAAGATTTTTTAATGGAAGAACTCAAATGGAAGTTGCAGATGAAATTGGAATTTCGCAAGCGCAGGTTTCAAGATTAGAAAAGACAGCTTTAAAGCATATGAGAAAGCATGTATAG
- the pstA gene encoding phosphate ABC transporter permease PstA, which yields MDAKKIDKIATIIFYMISMFIVCLLGAFIVYILYKGGSMLKPSFLFGNPKLSGPGGGIFPQLFNSFYMLIVSLIITIPIGIGAGIYLAEYAKEGPILRFIRMSLETMSSLPSIVIGMFGLLVFVNMGGFGYSLLAGALSVSILNIPAMTRISENAITSASKRVKEASLGLGATKWQTLAKITVPTAMGEILTGIILAAGRIFGEAAAFLYTSGLSSRNLDFSTIDLSGSRSAFSLFRPAETLAVHIWKLNSEGTVPDASQIANGTAAVLILVVLLFNVGARLLGNRLMKAYSGK from the coding sequence ATGGATGCAAAAAAGATTGACAAGATTGCAACAATTATATTCTACATGATAAGTATGTTTATTGTGTGTTTACTTGGTGCATTTATCGTATATATCTTATATAAAGGCGGGAGTATGTTAAAGCCATCGTTTTTGTTTGGGAATCCTAAGTTATCGGGACCTGGAGGAGGAATTTTCCCTCAGCTTTTTAATTCGTTTTATATGTTAATTGTATCTCTAATAATTACAATTCCAATTGGAATTGGAGCAGGGATTTATTTGGCTGAATATGCAAAAGAAGGGCCAATTCTTAGATTCATAAGAATGTCTCTTGAAACTATGTCATCACTTCCATCTATAGTTATAGGTATGTTTGGCTTATTAGTTTTTGTTAATATGGGTGGATTTGGATACTCGCTTCTTGCAGGGGCTTTATCCGTAAGTATATTAAATATACCAGCAATGACTAGAATTTCAGAGAATGCTATAACATCTGCAAGCAAAAGAGTAAAGGAAGCATCTCTTGGACTTGGCGCAACTAAATGGCAGACGCTAGCTAAAATTACAGTACCAACAGCTATGGGAGAAATATTAACAGGTATAATCTTAGCAGCAGGAAGGATATTTGGGGAAGCAGCAGCATTTTTATATACTTCTGGATTAAGTTCGAGAAATTTAGACTTCAGCACAATAGATTTGTCAGGAAGCCGTTCTGCATTTTCACTTTTCAGACCTGCAGAAACTCTAGCAGTTCACATATGGAAATTAAATTCAGAAGGAACTGTACCAGATGCATCACAAATTGCAAATGGAACAGCAGCAGTACTTATACTTGTAGTTCTTTTGTTTAATGTTGGAGCGAGACTATTAGGAAATAGATTAATGAAAGCTTATAGTGGGAAGTAG
- the nrdR gene encoding transcriptional regulator NrdR, with product MKCPFCGFEESKVVDSRSTEDNSTIRRRRECLKCTKRYTTYEKIEDFPILVIKKDLTRENFNKEKIINGLIIACQKRPVSRKQIEEIAYDIEKAISNSMVTEVQSEHIGEMVMARLKELDEISYVRFASVYRQFKDINTFLEEIKNLVT from the coding sequence ATGAAATGTCCATTTTGCGGTTTTGAGGAAAGTAAGGTTGTTGATTCAAGATCAACTGAGGATAATTCAACAATTAGAAGAAGAAGAGAATGCCTAAAATGTACTAAGCGTTATACTACTTATGAAAAGATAGAGGACTTTCCAATTTTAGTAATTAAAAAAGATTTAACTAGGGAAAACTTTAATAAAGAGAAGATAATTAATGGATTAATTATTGCATGCCAAAAAAGACCTGTATCAAGAAAACAGATTGAAGAGATAGCATATGATATTGAAAAAGCAATATCTAATAGTATGGTTACGGAAGTTCAATCAGAGCATATAGGTGAAATGGTTATGGCTAGGCTAAAAGAATTAGACGAAATATCATATGTAAGATTTGCATCAGTATATAGACAATTTAAGGATATAAATACTTTCTTAGAAGAAATAAAGAATCTTGTAACATAA
- the sigE gene encoding RNA polymerase sporulation sigma factor SigE yields MEKLILLFNKLISQFKLFRRKLYYVGGNDALPPPLSKDEEEDLVNKLNNGDENTRSILIERNLRLVVYIARKFENTGVYVEDLISVGTIGLIKAVNTFNPEKKIKLATYASRCIENEILMYLRRNSKIKAEISFYEPLNIDWDGNELLLSDILGTENDTVYNLIEDEVDKQLLIMALKSLNDREKEIVRLRFGLNGTREKTQKEVADMLGISQSYISRLEKKIIKRLKKEISRMI; encoded by the coding sequence ATGGAAAAGTTAATTCTGCTATTTAATAAATTAATAAGTCAATTTAAGCTGTTTAGGAGAAAATTATATTATGTTGGAGGTAATGATGCACTGCCTCCGCCGCTTTCAAAGGATGAAGAAGAAGATTTAGTGAATAAATTAAATAATGGAGATGAGAATACTAGAAGTATACTAATAGAAAGAAATTTAAGACTAGTAGTTTATATAGCAAGAAAATTTGAAAACACAGGTGTATATGTTGAAGATTTAATATCAGTTGGAACTATAGGATTAATAAAAGCAGTTAATACATTTAATCCTGAAAAAAAAATAAAGCTTGCTACTTATGCATCAAGATGTATAGAAAATGAAATATTAATGTATTTAAGAAGAAATAGTAAAATAAAAGCTGAGATTTCATTTTATGAACCTTTAAATATTGATTGGGATGGAAATGAACTTTTGCTTTCAGATATACTAGGAACCGAAAATGATACTGTTTACAATTTAATAGAAGATGAAGTTGATAAGCAGTTACTGATTATGGCATTGAAAAGTTTAAATGATAGGGAAAAGGAAATAGTTAGACTAAGATTTGGATTAAATGGAACTAGAGAAAAGACACAAAAAGAGGTTGCTGACATGCTTGGAATCTCTCAATCATATATATCAAGATTGGAAAAGAAAATAATTAAAAGATTAAAAAAAGAAATAAGTAGAATGATTTAG
- a CDS encoding response regulator transcription factor has protein sequence MAKEKILIVDDEEHIVELIRFNLLNAGYEVFTANDGIEAVKIAKAEKPNLLLLDLMLPGIDGFDVCKEIKRDNEMKKTSIIMLTAKGEELDKILGLELGADDYITKPFSVRELLARVKAVLRRTNTFNEIEENDVYDSQNLRVDFERHEVYVNEKKVDLTLKEFELLQILIKNRGKILKRETLLDKIWGYEYIGETRTVDVHIRYLRKKIEEDDKNPRFIETIRGVGYRFNPTE, from the coding sequence ATGGCTAAGGAAAAAATATTAATAGTGGATGACGAAGAACATATAGTTGAGTTAATAAGATTTAACTTACTCAACGCAGGATATGAGGTTTTTACAGCAAACGATGGTATAGAAGCAGTAAAAATAGCTAAGGCAGAAAAACCAAATTTATTGCTGCTTGATTTAATGTTGCCAGGAATTGATGGTTTTGATGTCTGCAAGGAAATAAAGCGAGATAATGAAATGAAAAAGACATCAATAATAATGCTTACAGCAAAAGGGGAGGAATTAGATAAGATACTCGGTCTTGAGCTTGGAGCTGACGATTATATAACAAAGCCTTTTTCTGTAAGAGAGTTACTTGCAAGAGTAAAGGCTGTATTAAGAAGGACAAATACATTTAATGAAATAGAAGAAAATGATGTTTATGATTCACAAAATCTTAGGGTGGATTTTGAGAGACATGAAGTATATGTTAATGAAAAAAAGGTAGATTTAACCTTAAAAGAATTTGAACTTCTTCAAATATTAATAAAAAACAGGGGTAAGATACTTAAAAGAGAAACTTTATTGGATAAAATCTGGGGATATGAATATATTGGTGAAACAAGAACTGTAGATGTTCATATAAGATACCTAAGAAAGAAGATAGAAGAGGATGATAAGAATCCAAGATTTATTGAGACTATAAGGGGAGTGGGTTATCGATTTAACCCGACAGAATAA
- a CDS encoding YlmC/YmxH family sporulation protein gives MELELHSLNAMRNMEVIDILTGTKIGFIRDFKIDCDTNKIVSLILPGELKSWFTKEDEKEILWKDIVRIGKDVILVNAKEEKVSTNNI, from the coding sequence ATGGAACTAGAACTACATTCACTGAATGCTATGAGAAATATGGAAGTAATCGACATATTAACTGGAACTAAAATAGGATTCATAAGAGATTTTAAAATAGATTGTGATACTAATAAAATAGTTTCGTTAATATTACCTGGGGAATTAAAGTCGTGGTTCACAAAAGAGGATGAAAAAGAAATTTTGTGGAAAGACATAGTTAGGATAGGTAAAGATGTTATATTGGTAAATGCAAAAGAAGAAAAAGTTAGCACAAACAATATATAG
- the pstC gene encoding phosphate ABC transporter permease subunit PstC, translating into MEKRSFKERLINEYLGQGFAGVCGILIILITISIIIFIASKGIRIFTADGYSVTDFLFKSDWKPNKGGEPSFGALAFILGSTAVSIGAVILSAPIAIALAIFVNVISSKFGKKIIKPSLEILVGIPSVVYGWVGISVLVPIIKNHFGGMGFSLIAGILVLSLMILPTIATLSIDAITTIPQDHIEASYGLGATRWQTIYKVIVPGARTGILTGVVLGIARAFGEALAVQMVIGNTVKIPDNLFGSMATLTSIITMEMANSVGGTPENDALWTLALILLVISFIFIVIVRMIEKRSAV; encoded by the coding sequence ATGGAGAAAAGAAGTTTTAAGGAAAGGCTTATCAATGAATATTTAGGCCAAGGCTTTGCAGGAGTATGCGGAATATTAATAATACTTATAACAATATCAATAATAATATTCATAGCATCAAAAGGAATAAGAATATTTACAGCTGATGGATATAGTGTCACAGATTTTTTATTCAAAAGTGATTGGAAGCCAAATAAAGGAGGAGAGCCTTCCTTTGGAGCTCTCGCATTCATCTTAGGTTCAACCGCAGTATCAATAGGTGCAGTTATTTTAAGTGCACCTATTGCTATTGCTTTGGCAATTTTTGTGAATGTTATATCAAGTAAGTTTGGAAAGAAGATAATTAAACCTTCATTAGAAATATTAGTTGGAATACCTTCGGTTGTTTATGGATGGGTTGGTATTTCAGTGTTAGTCCCAATTATTAAAAATCATTTTGGTGGGATGGGATTTTCTTTAATTGCAGGAATTTTAGTTCTATCATTAATGATATTACCTACTATAGCGACGTTATCTATAGATGCTATAACAACCATACCTCAGGATCATATTGAAGCTTCATATGGGCTTGGAGCTACAAGATGGCAGACTATTTATAAAGTAATAGTTCCAGGTGCAAGAACAGGGATACTTACAGGAGTAGTACTTGGAATAGCAAGAGCTTTTGGAGAAGCATTAGCAGTTCAAATGGTAATTGGTAATACTGTAAAAATACCAGATAACCTTTTTGGATCAATGGCAACATTAACTAGTATTATAACAATGGAGATGGCTAATAGTGTTGGCGGAACTCCTGAAAATGATGCATTATGGACATTAGCATTAATTTTACTTGTGATCTCTTTTATATTTATTGTTATAGTTAGAATGATTGAAAAAAGGAGTGCAGTATAA
- the pgeF gene encoding peptidoglycan editing factor PgeF, translating to MNKIELNSVRKEEDFLIIDNERSRIVFTNAEKGRSFNRNTEEGVMELNSLKRDLNADDIIYLKQIHSDKILRYEKDKKSIKDEEGDAIITNEKNVVIGVFTADCVPIILVDEKNGVIAAIHSGWRGTFESITLKTIKKMKDEFNIDEANIKAYIGPHIRKCCYEVSEELKSNFIEKKKNISEAELFDGRKLNLEACIIDDLRCAGVKECNINSINLCTYCTDTIKLHSYRKSQGSYGRMFAFIMLRGK from the coding sequence GTGAATAAGATAGAGCTTAATTCAGTAAGAAAAGAAGAAGATTTCTTAATTATAGATAATGAAAGATCAAGGATTGTTTTTACAAATGCTGAAAAAGGAAGAAGTTTTAATAGAAATACAGAAGAAGGAGTAATGGAATTAAACTCATTAAAGAGAGACCTTAATGCAGATGATATTATATATCTTAAGCAAATTCATAGTGATAAAATTTTAAGATATGAAAAAGATAAAAAAAGCATTAAAGATGAGGAAGGTGATGCAATAATAACTAACGAGAAAAATGTTGTTATTGGTGTCTTTACAGCTGATTGTGTTCCGATAATATTAGTAGATGAAAAAAATGGAGTAATAGCAGCAATTCATAGTGGATGGAGAGGAACCTTTGAATCCATAACTCTGAAAACAATAAAAAAAATGAAGGATGAATTTAATATAGATGAAGCAAATATAAAAGCATATATTGGACCGCATATTCGAAAGTGCTGCTATGAAGTTTCAGAAGAGCTAAAATCAAATTTCATAGAGAAAAAGAAAAATATAAGCGAAGCTGAGTTATTTGATGGAAGAAAACTTAATCTTGAAGCGTGTATAATCGATGATTTAAGATGTGCTGGTGTAAAAGAATGTAATATTAACAGCATAAATTTATGTACTTATTGCACTGATACTATAAAATTACATTCATATAGAAAATCTCAAGGTTCTTATGGGAGAATGTTTGCTTTTATTATGTTAAGGGGGAAATAA
- the ftsZ gene encoding cell division protein FtsZ codes for MLDFETDIQELTNIKVIGCGGGGSNAVNRMIVEGLKNVEFIAINTDKQALMLSNANVKIQIGEKLTKGLGAGANPEIGKKAAEESREEITASIKGANMVFITAGMGGGTGTGAAPIVAEIAKSMDILTVGVVTKPFPFEGKRRMRHAEMGIATLKEKVDTLVIIPNERLLSMADKKTTLLDSFKLADEVLRQGVQAISDLITITGVINADFADIKAVMLNKGLAHMGVGFGKGETRTQDAVKQAISSPLLETSIDGATDVIINFTGGADLGALEVYDAADVVREAVDPDANIIVGAVIDETLTEEIRITVIATGFENENSKVELNSIIEESKRPKVQEAVKEEPEAAIDAKGPEIGHNSYEPDDLDIPVFLRRQKRH; via the coding sequence TTGTTAGATTTTGAGACAGATATACAAGAATTAACCAATATAAAAGTAATTGGTTGTGGTGGCGGTGGAAGTAATGCCGTAAATAGAATGATTGTTGAAGGGTTAAAGAATGTTGAGTTTATTGCGATAAATACAGATAAGCAAGCATTGATGCTTTCTAATGCAAATGTAAAGATTCAAATAGGGGAAAAATTAACTAAAGGCCTAGGTGCTGGTGCAAATCCTGAGATAGGAAAGAAAGCAGCTGAGGAAAGCAGAGAAGAAATCACAGCTTCAATAAAGGGTGCTAATATGGTGTTTATTACTGCCGGTATGGGTGGTGGAACAGGAACTGGTGCCGCTCCTATTGTTGCTGAGATAGCCAAGTCTATGGATATACTAACTGTAGGAGTAGTTACAAAACCATTCCCTTTTGAGGGCAAAAGAAGAATGAGACATGCTGAAATGGGAATAGCAACTTTAAAAGAAAAAGTTGATACATTAGTTATAATTCCTAATGAGAGATTACTTAGTATGGCAGATAAGAAAACAACATTATTAGATTCATTTAAACTAGCAGATGAAGTTTTAAGACAAGGTGTACAAGCAATTTCAGATTTGATCACAATAACTGGTGTAATTAACGCCGATTTTGCAGACATAAAGGCCGTAATGTTAAATAAAGGCTTAGCTCATATGGGTGTTGGATTTGGAAAAGGCGAGACCAGAACTCAAGATGCTGTTAAGCAGGCTATATCTTCTCCTCTTTTAGAAACATCAATAGATGGAGCTACAGATGTAATCATAAACTTCACTGGTGGTGCAGACCTTGGAGCATTAGAGGTTTATGATGCAGCAGACGTTGTACGTGAAGCTGTAGATCCAGATGCAAACATAATCGTTGGAGCAGTTATTGATGAAACGCTTACTGAAGAAATAAGAATAACTGTTATAGCAACAGGTTTTGAAAATGAAAATAGCAAAGTTGAATTAAATTCAATAATAGAAGAATCAAAAAGACCTAAGGTTCAAGAAGCAGTAAAAGAAGAACCTGAAGCTGCTATTGATGCAAAAGGACCAGAAATTGGGCATAATAGTTACGAACCTGATGATTTAGATATACCTGTTTTCTTGAGAAGACAAAAGAGACACTAA